A genomic segment from Desulfurella amilsii encodes:
- the argC gene encoding N-acetyl-gamma-glutamyl-phosphate reductase: MLHVGIVGVSGFTGLELVKLLLHHPAVSIDYIASRSHIGEPLSNIFPSLNSICDKKIEAINEDRLKSLDVVFLALPHGVSMELVCKIHNKIRLIDLSADFRLSKDLYEKWYKTHLCPDLIETAVYGLPELNKDKIKDAKLIANPGCYATASILAILPFLDIIEGDVIIDAKSGVSGAGKSLREDLLFSEVASSFRAYSVAKHRHQPEIKQVLSEMKPINITFVPHLLPINRGILVTIYANLPTIFDEVFLFEKLKRFYINEPFVRVLKNLPQISNCVGTNFCDMSFALDKDNNRLIIIGVIDNLLKGASSQAVQNMNIMFGLKEEEGLNLKPYYP; encoded by the coding sequence ATGCTGCATGTTGGTATAGTTGGTGTAAGTGGCTTTACAGGTTTGGAACTTGTCAAGTTACTTTTGCACCACCCTGCAGTTAGTATAGATTACATTGCCTCAAGAAGCCATATTGGTGAGCCTCTAAGCAATATTTTTCCTTCTTTAAACAGCATTTGCGATAAAAAAATTGAAGCTATAAATGAAGATAGATTAAAGAGTTTAGATGTAGTTTTTTTGGCTTTACCGCATGGTGTATCTATGGAGCTTGTTTGTAAAATTCACAATAAGATTCGCCTTATTGATTTAAGTGCAGATTTTAGGCTATCAAAAGATTTATATGAAAAATGGTACAAAACCCATCTATGCCCAGACTTAATAGAAACCGCTGTATATGGTTTGCCAGAGCTTAATAAAGATAAGATAAAAGATGCAAAACTTATAGCAAACCCTGGCTGTTACGCAACAGCTAGCATATTAGCTATACTGCCTTTTTTGGATATCATTGAGGGTGATGTTATTATTGATGCAAAAAGCGGTGTAAGCGGTGCTGGGAAATCTCTTAGAGAAGATTTGTTATTTAGTGAAGTTGCTTCGTCATTTAGAGCATATTCAGTTGCAAAGCATCGTCACCAGCCAGAAATTAAACAGGTATTAAGTGAAATGAAACCTATTAATATAACATTTGTACCGCATTTGCTTCCAATAAATAGGGGAATTTTGGTAACAATTTACGCAAATCTTCCAACTATATTTGATGAAGTTTTTTTATTTGAAAAGCTTAAAAGATTTTATATAAATGAGCCTTTTGTTAGAGTTTTAAAAAATTTACCACAGATTAGCAACTGCGTTGGGACAAATTTTTGTGATATGTCTTTTGCACTTGATAAAGACAATAATCGGCTTATTATAATTGGTGTAATTGATAATTTACTTAAAGGAGCAAGTTCGCAGGCCGTTCAGAATATGAATATTATGTTTGGCCTAAAAGAGGAGGAAGGCTTAAATTTAAAGCCGTATTACCCATGA
- a CDS encoding class II SORL domain-containing protein — MSKLADFVKYEADEKKEKHVPVIDAPNTVKKGEFFSVTVTVGKDIPHPNTKEHYIGWIEGFVVPKSGVAKSIGKFVFEPEITDSTATFRIRLEEDATLFAWGYCNIHGLWENSKEIKVG; from the coding sequence ATGTCAAAATTAGCAGATTTTGTAAAATACGAAGCAGATGAAAAAAAGGAAAAACATGTACCAGTTATCGATGCTCCAAATACTGTTAAAAAAGGTGAGTTTTTTAGTGTTACAGTAACAGTTGGCAAAGACATCCCTCATCCAAATACAAAAGAACATTACATTGGATGGATTGAAGGCTTTGTTGTACCAAAAAGTGGTGTGGCAAAATCAATTGGAAAGTTTGTTTTTGAGCCAGAAATTACTGATTCAACGGCTACATTTAGAATTAGATTAGAAGAAGATGCAACACTGTTTGCATGGGGTTATTGCAATATACATGGTTTGTGGGAAAATTCTAAGGAAATCAAAGTAGGATAA
- a CDS encoding KpsF/GutQ family sugar-phosphate isomerase has translation MDKLLDSLKKSLGLQVQAVKNIEQALNESFTNVIDEIDKCKGRIIFSGVGKSGLIARKIASTLSSIGVPSIFIHPTDAYHGDLGMLKSDDLAVFISNSGNTTELLGLINPIKRMGLKIISIVGNTHSELANFSDFVLDASIKEEASPIKLVPMASTTATLVIGDLIACGLIVKRGFKDEDFAMLHPGGSIGKKLLTYVEGLMHQGKDLPTVNLDDGFEQVLFEISSKRLGVTFVVDDSLVLYGVITDGDLRRILEKFKKMVFDLKAKDMMTKNPKVIEKKALAIKAANLMQNYSITSLAVCENNKIIGVIHIHDIMKAGVI, from the coding sequence ATGGATAAACTTTTAGATTCACTAAAAAAATCGCTGGGTTTACAAGTACAAGCGGTAAAAAATATTGAACAAGCACTCAATGAATCCTTTACAAATGTAATTGACGAAATAGACAAATGCAAAGGAAGAATAATTTTTTCTGGTGTTGGAAAATCCGGGCTTATTGCAAGAAAAATTGCATCTACACTCTCAAGCATTGGAGTTCCATCCATATTTATACATCCAACGGATGCATATCACGGCGATTTAGGTATGCTAAAATCCGACGATTTAGCGGTTTTCATATCAAACTCAGGAAATACAACTGAGTTGCTTGGGTTAATTAACCCAATAAAAAGAATGGGGTTGAAAATAATTTCAATAGTTGGCAATACACATTCAGAACTTGCTAACTTTAGCGATTTTGTTTTAGATGCAAGCATTAAAGAAGAAGCCTCTCCTATAAAATTAGTCCCAATGGCTTCTACAACCGCTACGCTTGTTATTGGAGATCTTATAGCTTGCGGTCTTATTGTAAAGAGGGGTTTTAAAGATGAGGATTTTGCAATGTTGCACCCAGGAGGCTCCATTGGCAAGAAGCTACTTACATATGTGGAAGGGCTCATGCATCAAGGCAAGGATTTGCCAACCGTTAATTTAGATGATGGGTTTGAGCAAGTGCTTTTTGAGATCTCTTCAAAACGCTTAGGCGTTACATTTGTAGTAGATGATTCTTTAGTACTTTATGGTGTTATAACAGACGGGGACCTAAGAAGAATATTAGAAAAATTTAAAAAAATGGTATTTGACTTAAAAGCCAAAGATATGATGACAAAAAACCCTAAAGTTATAGAAAAAAAAGCCCTTGCAATTAAAGCTGCAAACCTCATGCAAAATTATTCGATTACAAGCCTAGCTGTATGCGAAAACAATAAAATTATTGGCGTTATCCATATACACGATATAATGAAAGCAGGTGTTATTTAG
- a CDS encoding cupin domain-containing protein has translation MKVSCLDEIQDKPVEFNGKIVYGVSIRWLIKKEDGAPNFAMRYFEMQPNTEIPSHSHPWEHEIFILDGECEITAGSVSKKVFKNSAVFIEPNIEHSYKNNGDKVLKFLCIIPHT, from the coding sequence TTGAAAGTTTCATGTTTAGACGAAATACAAGATAAACCCGTAGAGTTTAATGGTAAAATAGTTTATGGCGTAAGTATAAGATGGTTAATAAAAAAAGAAGATGGTGCGCCAAACTTTGCTATGCGCTACTTTGAGATGCAGCCCAATACCGAAATTCCCTCACATTCTCACCCATGGGAACACGAGATTTTTATATTGGATGGCGAGTGTGAAATTACAGCAGGCAGTGTCTCTAAAAAAGTTTTCAAAAATTCTGCTGTTTTTATTGAACCAAATATAGAACATTCTTACAAAAACAACGGTGATAAAGTATTAAAATTCTTGTGTATTATACCGCATACCTAA
- a CDS encoding YMGG-like glycine zipper-containing protein produces MNLKSKIASFGLAATLLTTSLNLTSCQTLQQPTQQGYQGAGAGALLGAVAGALLSPNNRWKGGAIGAALGAVAGYTLTQIQSQSAQQAAQYNQPVQYETTTNDGTQGVVKAEPIGYNPETGCKKVRIKTWQNGQLISNIVKEVCPAQ; encoded by the coding sequence ATGAACTTAAAAAGCAAAATCGCAAGCTTTGGCTTAGCAGCTACGCTTTTAACAACCAGTTTAAATTTAACAAGCTGTCAAACATTGCAACAACCCACACAACAGGGTTATCAAGGCGCTGGAGCGGGTGCTCTACTAGGTGCTGTAGCAGGGGCTTTGCTTAGTCCTAACAATAGATGGAAAGGTGGGGCAATAGGTGCTGCGCTTGGTGCAGTAGCAGGATATACCTTAACTCAGATACAATCCCAATCAGCTCAGCAAGCAGCTCAATACAACCAACCCGTTCAGTATGAAACAACAACAAACGATGGCACACAAGGTGTAGTAAAAGCAGAGCCAATTGGCTACAACCCAGAAACAGGCTGCAAAAAGGTTAGAATTAAAACCTGGCAAAATGGTCAGCTAATTAGTAATATAGTAAAAGAAGTTTGCCCTGCTCAATAA
- the rplM gene encoding 50S ribosomal protein L13 produces the protein MKSFVSKNDVSNKKWYLIDAKGVVLGDLCVKIANIIRGKDKPTFTPNVDCGDFVVVINAKDVVLTGKKFDQKKYYTHSGYMGGIKEITAKKLLVKDPERMIKHGVWGMLPKNRLAKRLVDKVKVYIDQNHPHEAQKPQEIKVGE, from the coding sequence ATGAAAAGCTTTGTGTCAAAAAATGATGTTTCAAACAAAAAGTGGTATTTGATAGATGCAAAAGGCGTAGTGTTGGGCGATTTGTGTGTAAAAATTGCAAATATTATAAGGGGCAAAGACAAGCCTACTTTTACGCCAAATGTTGACTGTGGTGATTTTGTAGTTGTAATTAATGCTAAGGATGTAGTTTTAACAGGAAAAAAGTTTGATCAGAAAAAATATTATACCCATAGTGGCTATATGGGTGGCATTAAAGAAATCACAGCAAAAAAACTGTTGGTCAAAGATCCAGAGCGTATGATTAAGCATGGTGTATGGGGTATGTTGCCTAAGAATAGACTAGCAAAAAGGCTTGTTGACAAAGTTAAAGTATATATAGACCAAAATCATCCTCACGAAGCTCAAAAGCCTCAAGAAATAAAAGTAGGAGAATAA
- a CDS encoding FprA family A-type flavoprotein, whose product MKAGRDPFKIKDGIHWVATLDPDLKIFDIIMRTAHGSTYNSYLVEGTNKKAIIDGVKEPFFNGFLENLEKLNVKPQEIDYLVVNHNEPDHSGALPKLLECMPNVKLVVSKQGKVFLDNIVNTNYNCIEADDNLEIDLGGKTLKFIIAPFVHWPDTMFTYVPESQVLFTCDFLGSHFCDERMLDTEVEDFSEDFKFYFDGIMRPFKEYVMQHIEKIEKLNIEIIAPSHGPILTQPKHYIGLYKAWSQPMQEKLASVLYVSAYGYTKKIAQEIARGIQSEGVKVITKDIVDVIEKEKPYLLDTVQRASLIAVGSPTINGDAVEPIWEFLSSLATLKIRGKMGFAFGSYGWSGEASKLINQRMKDIKFSMPLEPFRVRFRPTEEDLQKAFEIGKQLGQKVKEMP is encoded by the coding sequence TTGAAAGCAGGTAGGGATCCTTTTAAAATAAAAGATGGTATACACTGGGTAGCAACGCTTGATCCTGACTTAAAAATATTTGATATCATTATGCGTACAGCTCACGGCTCTACTTATAATTCTTATTTGGTAGAAGGCACCAATAAAAAGGCTATAATTGATGGAGTTAAAGAGCCTTTCTTTAATGGTTTTTTAGAAAATTTAGAAAAATTAAATGTTAAGCCACAAGAGATTGACTATTTGGTTGTAAACCACAATGAGCCAGATCACTCAGGTGCGCTGCCAAAGTTACTTGAGTGTATGCCAAATGTGAAATTGGTTGTTAGCAAACAGGGTAAGGTTTTTTTGGATAATATAGTGAATACAAACTATAATTGCATAGAAGCAGACGATAACCTAGAGATTGATCTTGGTGGCAAAACGTTAAAATTTATCATAGCACCTTTTGTGCACTGGCCAGATACGATGTTTACATATGTACCAGAAAGCCAGGTGCTTTTTACTTGTGATTTTTTAGGTAGTCATTTTTGCGATGAAAGGATGCTTGACACTGAAGTAGAGGATTTTTCTGAAGATTTTAAATTTTACTTTGATGGTATAATGAGGCCATTTAAGGAATATGTGATGCAGCATATTGAAAAGATAGAAAAACTCAATATAGAAATTATAGCACCAAGTCACGGCCCAATACTTACCCAACCAAAACACTACATAGGGCTTTACAAGGCTTGGTCGCAGCCTATGCAGGAAAAACTAGCCTCTGTATTATATGTTTCTGCGTATGGTTATACAAAAAAAATAGCCCAAGAAATAGCGCGCGGCATACAGTCAGAAGGCGTAAAAGTAATAACAAAAGATATTGTTGATGTTATTGAAAAAGAAAAACCATATCTGCTTGATACTGTGCAGAGGGCGTCTCTTATAGCTGTGGGTTCTCCCACTATAAATGGGGATGCAGTAGAGCCTATTTGGGAATTTTTATCAAGCCTTGCTACACTTAAAATCAGAGGTAAAATGGGTTTTGCTTTTGGCTCATACGGTTGGAGCGGTGAAGCATCAAAACTTATTAATCAAAGAATGAAAGATATCAAATTTAGTATGCCACTTGAACCATTTAGGGTTAGATTTAGGCCAACTGAGGAAGATTTACAAAAAGCTTTTGAGATTGGTAAACAGTTAGGGCAAAAAGTTAAGGAGATGCCATGA
- the rpsI gene encoding 30S ribosomal protein S9 has product MNRYYATGKRKTAVSKVWLKEGSGIIRINGKNLDEYFGGLNSLKLTVEQPTKVTGYDTKLDFDCQVMGSGLSAQAVAIRHGISRVLVMFDPQARNILKPLGFLTRDQRSVERKKYGLKKARKSFQWSKR; this is encoded by the coding sequence ATGAATAGATATTATGCTACTGGCAAAAGAAAAACTGCTGTTAGCAAAGTTTGGCTCAAAGAGGGTAGTGGCATCATTCGTATAAACGGCAAAAATCTAGACGAATATTTTGGCGGCCTTAATTCTTTAAAGCTAACAGTAGAGCAACCCACTAAAGTTACTGGCTATGATACAAAACTTGACTTCGACTGTCAAGTAATGGGAAGCGGTCTTTCTGCACAAGCAGTTGCGATAAGGCATGGTATAAGCAGGGTTTTAGTAATGTTTGATCCTCAAGCACGCAATATTTTAAAACCACTAGGGTTTTTGACAAGAGATCAGCGAAGTGTAGAAAGAAAAAAGTATGGATTGAAAAAAGCACGCAAATCTTTCCAATGGTCAAAACGATAA
- the rd gene encoding rubredoxin — translation MKKYKCKVCGYIYDPEKGDPDADVPPNTPFESLPDDWECPVCGAAKVDFEVYEEA, via the coding sequence ATGAAAAAATACAAATGCAAAGTATGCGGTTATATCTACGATCCAGAAAAAGGAGATCCAGACGCAGATGTACCACCAAACACACCATTTGAATCTTTACCAGATGACTGGGAATGTCCAGTTTGTGGTGCCGCAAAAGTAGATTTTGAAGTCTACGAAGAAGCTTAA
- a CDS encoding acylphosphatase translates to MSVCKFIRITGKVQNVGFRAYLETIAKQLGLSGYVRNVGTNIVESVVCGERELVAKYISACKIGPKRAIVENLEVQDAQNTNYEGFNIWL, encoded by the coding sequence GTGAGTGTATGTAAATTTATCAGAATAACTGGCAAAGTTCAGAATGTAGGTTTTAGGGCTTACTTAGAAACTATAGCAAAACAATTAGGGCTTAGCGGCTATGTAAGAAATGTAGGTACAAACATAGTAGAAAGCGTGGTTTGTGGCGAGAGAGAATTAGTTGCAAAATACATCAGTGCCTGCAAGATAGGTCCCAAAAGAGCAATTGTTGAAAACCTAGAGGTTCAAGATGCCCAAAATACGAATTATGAGGGGTTTAATATATGGTTATAG
- a CDS encoding DHA2 family efflux MFS transporter permease subunit, with the protein MQERQVNPYIIALTVMLPTFMVLMDTSIVTVALSYMAGPLSVTTDDATWTLTVYLAASGIILPITSFLGNKFGRKNYFLISIIAFTVSSFLCGVAPTLDLLLLFRAIQGFAGGGLQPISQAILMESFPLEKRAQAMSIFSIGVIFAPILGPVIGGWIVDSYSWRWMFLINVPFGILATIMTLMFIFDPPYAKANKILKIDYTALSFIAIGIGALQIMLDRGQEDNWFNSNFIVILGLLSFFFISMFLIKNYFSDKPIIRMSLLKDRNYLIATIAMFFLGFLFFVTLTLLPELMQTLMNYDAFKSGLIMMPGGIASLITVIFIGKVSKKISFKTLIFFGVIIGLYALYLMEQINLTASPYFLLLGRVLIGFGLPLIFIPINVVAFIFLKNEDMGEASGILNFTRSIGGSFGISLMASAMLTHREAFQRDALVQNISATNPVFLHYLNTLQNYLFTYIGFDPNMAYRKAMGLINNTINTQSTIMAFQDDFHIMMWVILIFLFFLPFIKTKTQKPEKIIISEM; encoded by the coding sequence ATGCAAGAAAGACAAGTAAATCCCTATATTATTGCCCTAACTGTTATGTTACCTACTTTCATGGTACTTATGGATACTTCAATTGTAACGGTTGCTCTTTCTTACATGGCTGGCCCATTGTCTGTTACAACAGATGATGCCACATGGACGCTCACAGTTTATTTAGCTGCTAGTGGTATAATCTTGCCTATTACAAGTTTTTTGGGAAATAAGTTTGGCAGAAAAAATTACTTTTTAATCAGCATAATTGCTTTTACTGTAAGCTCTTTTTTATGCGGAGTGGCTCCCACACTTGATTTATTGTTGCTATTTAGAGCTATACAAGGTTTTGCTGGTGGTGGGTTACAACCTATATCTCAAGCCATACTGATGGAAAGTTTCCCTTTAGAAAAAAGAGCACAAGCTATGAGTATTTTTTCAATTGGCGTTATATTTGCACCAATTTTGGGGCCTGTAATTGGCGGGTGGATTGTAGATAGTTACTCATGGAGGTGGATGTTTTTAATTAATGTGCCATTCGGCATACTTGCAACCATAATGACATTAATGTTTATATTCGATCCACCTTATGCAAAAGCAAATAAAATTCTAAAAATAGACTACACGGCTTTGAGCTTTATCGCAATAGGCATTGGAGCACTTCAAATAATGCTAGATAGAGGTCAAGAGGATAATTGGTTTAACTCAAATTTTATTGTGATTTTGGGATTGCTGAGTTTCTTTTTTATCTCAATGTTTTTGATTAAAAATTACTTTTCAGATAAACCAATTATTAGAATGAGTTTATTGAAAGATAGAAATTATCTAATCGCAACTATTGCAATGTTTTTTCTGGGTTTTTTGTTCTTTGTCACGTTAACGCTTTTGCCAGAACTTATGCAAACATTAATGAATTATGATGCGTTCAAAAGTGGCCTTATAATGATGCCAGGTGGTATCGCAAGTCTTATTACGGTTATTTTTATAGGTAAGGTTTCAAAAAAAATTAGTTTTAAAACGCTTATATTTTTCGGTGTAATTATTGGACTTTACGCATTGTATCTCATGGAGCAAATTAACTTGACTGCTTCACCATATTTTTTGTTGCTTGGACGCGTCCTTATTGGGTTTGGACTACCGCTGATTTTTATACCAATAAATGTTGTGGCCTTTATTTTTTTAAAAAACGAAGATATGGGCGAAGCAAGCGGTATACTTAACTTTACAAGAAGCATTGGGGGAAGTTTTGGTATTTCTTTAATGGCTTCTGCAATGCTTACCCATAGAGAGGCTTTTCAAAGAGATGCGCTTGTGCAAAATATATCGGCTACAAATCCTGTTTTTTTGCATTACTTAAACACACTTCAAAATTACCTGTTTACTTATATTGGATTTGACCCAAACATGGCTTATCGCAAGGCAATGGGATTAATCAACAATACTATTAATACTCAAAGTACTATAATGGCATTTCAAGATGATTTTCATATTATGATGTGGGTTATACTGATATTTTTATTTTTCTTGCCTTTTATTAAAACCAAAACACAAAAACCAGAAAAAATAATAATATCGGAAATGTAG
- a CDS encoding rubrerythrin family protein, whose product MAKMTDRFLGEAFAGESQAHMRYLNFAKAAEKEGKTNVARLFKAISQAEVIHASGHFKLLNGIGSTLDNVKSAWEGENFESEEMYPAYEAVAKEQSQDKAAKWIDMVLQVEKDHRSLYEKARAALEQNKDADFKGIFLCSVCGYVALDAAPDKCPVCGAPASAFEKF is encoded by the coding sequence ATGGCTAAGATGACAGACAGGTTCTTAGGGGAGGCTTTTGCGGGCGAATCTCAAGCTCATATGAGGTATTTAAATTTTGCAAAAGCAGCGGAAAAAGAAGGCAAAACAAATGTTGCAAGGCTATTTAAAGCAATTAGTCAGGCAGAAGTAATACATGCATCAGGGCATTTTAAGTTGTTAAATGGCATTGGAAGTACACTTGATAATGTAAAAAGTGCCTGGGAAGGTGAAAACTTTGAAAGCGAAGAAATGTACCCAGCATATGAAGCTGTTGCAAAAGAACAGTCGCAGGATAAGGCAGCAAAATGGATTGATATGGTTTTACAAGTAGAGAAAGACCACAGAAGCTTGTATGAGAAAGCAAGGGCTGCCCTGGAGCAGAATAAAGATGCGGATTTTAAAGGTATATTTTTATGTAGCGTGTGTGGATATGTAGCATTAGATGCAGCACCAGATAAATGTCCCGTATGTGGTGCACCCGCAAGTGCTTTTGAAAAATTTTAA
- a CDS encoding ferritin-like domain-containing protein, with translation MSQKIIDILNEAIQAEIGAIMQYMAGHYRMPKDKHPVIREMLERISVEEMKHAEKFSKRVVALGAREAITPDIVHFSNDLVEIMDLNEKSEDDAIKMYQKHIKVCGEENDLETKAIYEEVLKDEIRHKKIFAAFKRLLETNQEGL, from the coding sequence ATGAGTCAAAAAATCATAGATATTTTAAATGAGGCCATACAAGCTGAGATTGGTGCTATTATGCAGTATATGGCAGGTCACTACAGAATGCCCAAAGATAAGCATCCTGTGATAAGAGAAATGCTTGAGCGCATTTCTGTTGAAGAAATGAAACACGCAGAAAAATTTTCTAAACGTGTAGTTGCATTGGGTGCAAGAGAAGCAATAACGCCGGATATAGTTCATTTTTCGAATGATTTAGTTGAGATTATGGATTTAAATGAAAAGTCAGAAGATGATGCCATTAAAATGTATCAAAAACATATCAAGGTTTGTGGTGAAGAAAATGATCTTGAAACTAAGGCAATATATGAAGAAGTGCTGAAAGATGAGATTAGGCATAAGAAAATCTTCGCTGCCTTTAAGCGATTGCTGGAAACAAATCAGGAGGGTTTATGA
- the rd gene encoding rubredoxin translates to MDEKALYLINYGLYIVGSKTESKINAQISNTVFQVTDKPSVIVISIDKSNYTHEFIEASKLFTISIIAKTAPLSLIGNFGFKSGKNVNKFEKISHLLTKNGLPVVLEHTLGYIECRVVNSIDVFTHTLYIGEVIDAEIFKKDEPMTYAYYHEIKNAQAPKSTPIYQQPKSSKKYVCKICGWVYDPEIGDPDGGIKPGTQFEDIPDNWVCPVCGAAKSDFELLK, encoded by the coding sequence ATGGATGAAAAAGCGCTTTATTTAATCAATTACGGTTTATACATTGTTGGGTCTAAAACAGAGTCAAAGATAAATGCCCAGATATCAAACACAGTGTTTCAAGTAACAGATAAACCTAGTGTGATTGTAATATCAATAGATAAATCCAATTACACACATGAGTTTATTGAAGCTAGTAAGTTGTTTACAATTTCTATTATTGCAAAAACAGCACCACTGTCGCTTATTGGAAATTTTGGCTTTAAAAGTGGCAAAAATGTTAATAAGTTTGAAAAGATCAGTCATTTGCTTACAAAAAACGGTTTGCCTGTTGTTCTTGAACACACGCTGGGCTACATAGAATGTCGTGTAGTAAATAGCATAGATGTTTTTACGCATACGCTCTACATAGGGGAAGTAATTGATGCAGAAATATTCAAAAAAGATGAGCCAATGACATACGCTTATTATCATGAAATTAAAAATGCCCAAGCGCCAAAATCTACACCTATTTACCAGCAACCAAAATCTAGCAAAAAATATGTATGCAAGATTTGTGGATGGGTATATGACCCAGAAATTGGCGATCCAGATGGTGGGATTAAACCCGGCACCCAGTTTGAAGATATACCAGATAACTGGGTATGTCCCGTGTGTGGTGCAGCAAAAAGTGATTTTGAATTATTGAAATAA
- the argJ gene encoding bifunctional glutamate N-acetyltransferase/amino-acid acetyltransferase ArgJ, with amino-acid sequence MNCKITHDGFDVFESIKTASVRSGIKKKGEDLALIYFERQATFAAVFTTNKVKAHCVVYDEALLKNQQIRAVLINSGNANACNTNGYEAIQEMTKAIANHLNIKQSEIFIAQTGIIGEEFPTKKVINALQELKDNLGKNTQNLARAILTTDKVPKIISIECKYADVVFHIGGVAKGAGMIHPNMATMLSFIATDLSLNQDILSKALKESVDKSFNRISVDGDMSTNDTVFIASTNEVGESICEENEFYRYFVGKLTECCVYLAKEIVKDGEGATKFCEVLVFGADNDEDAQKVARSIANSLLVKTAIFGKDPNWGRIIAAVGYSGANIDVDKLEIKIGDSLVYSWGKPQGFDKVALLEYMRSNDSIKIYINLNIGGSNFNLYFSDLTNEYIKINAQYHT; translated from the coding sequence ATGAATTGCAAAATTACACATGATGGATTTGATGTATTTGAATCAATTAAAACTGCATCTGTTAGGTCTGGTATCAAAAAAAAAGGTGAAGATTTAGCATTAATATATTTTGAAAGACAGGCAACGTTTGCTGCCGTTTTTACAACTAATAAAGTAAAAGCTCATTGTGTGGTTTATGATGAGGCACTATTAAAAAATCAACAAATAAGAGCTGTTTTAATAAATAGCGGTAATGCTAATGCTTGCAATACAAATGGCTATGAAGCTATACAAGAAATGACAAAAGCCATTGCAAACCATTTAAACATTAAACAAAGTGAGATTTTTATTGCCCAAACAGGTATAATTGGCGAAGAATTTCCTACAAAAAAGGTAATAAACGCTTTGCAAGAACTCAAAGATAATCTGGGTAAAAATACACAAAATTTAGCAAGGGCGATACTTACAACGGACAAAGTTCCAAAGATTATATCAATTGAATGTAAATATGCCGACGTGGTGTTTCACATTGGCGGTGTTGCAAAGGGCGCAGGTATGATTCATCCTAATATGGCAACAATGCTGTCTTTTATTGCAACAGATTTGAGTTTAAACCAAGATATCTTGTCAAAGGCTCTTAAAGAATCTGTTGATAAATCATTTAACAGGATTAGCGTAGATGGTGATATGTCTACAAATGATACTGTGTTTATCGCTTCTACTAATGAAGTAGGGGAATCAATATGCGAAGAAAATGAATTTTATAGATATTTTGTTGGTAAATTAACAGAGTGTTGTGTGTATTTAGCAAAAGAAATTGTAAAAGACGGTGAAGGCGCCACAAAGTTTTGTGAAGTGTTAGTATTCGGTGCTGATAACGACGAAGATGCACAAAAGGTAGCTCGCAGTATTGCTAATTCTTTGCTTGTAAAAACCGCTATATTTGGGAAAGATCCAAATTGGGGCAGAATTATTGCAGCTGTTGGCTACAGTGGCGCAAATATTGATGTAGATAAATTAGAAATTAAAATTGGCGATAGCCTTGTTTATTCTTGGGGAAAACCACAAGGGTTTGACAAAGTTGCACTGCTTGAGTATATGAGAAGCAATGATTCGATAAAAATATATATAAACTTAAATATTGGCGGCTCAAACTTTAACTTATACTTCAGCGATTTAACTAACGAGTATATAAAAATAAATGCGCAGTACCATACTTGA
- a CDS encoding RCKP-type rubredoxin-like domain-containing protein: protein MAVYKCEKCGFEKESKCKPRKCPQCGSKDSFKKKEV, encoded by the coding sequence ATGGCTGTTTACAAATGTGAAAAATGCGGATTTGAGAAAGAGTCTAAGTGTAAGCCAAGAAAGTGTCCACAATGTGGTAGTAAAGATTCTTTTAAGAAAAAGGAGGTTTAA